In a genomic window of Candidatus Margulisiibacteriota bacterium:
- a CDS encoding phosphoglucomutase/phosphomannomutase family protein, whose protein sequence is MIKFGTDGWRAKIAEEFTFGNVRLVAQALVKYLQDEGLAAKGIAIGYDNRFQSEEFARIAAGICAGAGLRTVLTAHSVPSPVLSYAVKQGGYGAGIMITASHNPPEWNGFKIKEGFGGSAFPETTRGVEKNISDKLSIIPSEAAFKIFDPDPAYLAKISSLVDLAAIKGANLNIVIDPMFGSGTGYFAKLGLNVTEIRNVRDPLFGGINPEPLPVNLEESFSFVRESALANREKLTACIILDGDADRLAAIDATGRFINTHNVFVLLLWHLVKNKGMTGEVVKTFNLSKLIDKVCAKFGRPLTVTPIGFKHIAKMMMAKDILLGGEESGGMGIKGFIPERDGVLAGLNLLELMAKEQKTLGEILDGIMTELGFYYYDRADLHTDQAQAIVLDLTANQPKEFAGMAISRVETLDGLKFNFSDESWILFRASGTEPLLRVYAEGRSDEQVKRLLGAGENLIARP, encoded by the coding sequence ATGATAAAATTCGGCACGGACGGTTGGCGGGCCAAGATCGCCGAAGAATTTACTTTTGGCAACGTCCGGCTGGTCGCCCAGGCGCTGGTCAAATATCTGCAAGACGAGGGCTTGGCGGCCAAAGGGATAGCGATCGGTTACGATAACCGTTTCCAGTCGGAAGAGTTCGCCCGGATCGCGGCCGGGATCTGCGCCGGGGCCGGTCTCCGGACCGTCCTGACCGCGCACTCTGTCCCCTCACCCGTGCTCTCTTACGCCGTCAAACAAGGCGGTTATGGCGCCGGGATAATGATCACCGCCTCTCACAACCCCCCGGAATGGAACGGGTTCAAGATCAAGGAAGGGTTTGGCGGTTCGGCTTTCCCGGAAACGACCCGGGGGGTCGAGAAAAATATCTCGGACAAGCTTTCGATCATCCCCTCGGAAGCCGCTTTCAAAATATTCGATCCCGATCCCGCTTACCTGGCCAAGATCTCTTCCCTGGTCGACCTGGCGGCGATCAAAGGGGCCAACCTTAATATCGTGATCGATCCGATGTTTGGCAGCGGGACCGGTTATTTTGCCAAGCTGGGCTTAAACGTCACCGAGATCAGGAACGTCCGCGATCCGCTTTTTGGCGGGATCAATCCTGAACCGCTCCCGGTCAACCTGGAGGAATCGTTCTCTTTTGTCCGGGAGTCGGCCCTGGCTAACCGGGAGAAGCTGACCGCCTGTATCATTCTGGACGGCGACGCCGACCGCCTGGCGGCGATCGACGCGACCGGCCGTTTCATTAACACGCATAACGTCTTTGTCCTCCTCCTCTGGCACCTGGTGAAGAACAAGGGAATGACCGGCGAGGTCGTCAAAACCTTCAATCTAAGCAAACTGATCGATAAAGTCTGCGCCAAGTTCGGGCGGCCGCTGACCGTGACCCCGATCGGCTTTAAACACATTGCCAAAATGATGATGGCCAAAGATATTCTTTTAGGCGGGGAAGAGAGCGGCGGCATGGGGATCAAGGGTTTCATTCCCGAACGTGACGGCGTTCTCGCCGGGTTAAACCTGCTCGAACTGATGGCTAAGGAGCAAAAGACCCTCGGGGAGATCCTCGACGGGATAATGACCGAACTAGGGTTTTATTACTATGACCGGGCCGACCTGCACACGGACCAAGCCCAGGCAATCGTTCTAGACCTGACCGCCAACCAGCCCAAGGAATTTGCCGGGATGGCAATCAGCCGGGTAGAGACGCTGGACGGCTTGAAGTTCAATTTTAGCGACGAGAGCTGGATACTCTTCCGCGCTTCCGGGACCGAACCCCTGCTGCGCGTCTACGCCGAAGGCCGGAGCGACGAGCAGGTCAAGCGCCTGCTG